In a single window of the Carassius gibelio isolate Cgi1373 ecotype wild population from Czech Republic chromosome A12, carGib1.2-hapl.c, whole genome shotgun sequence genome:
- the tanc2b gene encoding protein TANC2 isoform X6 has protein sequence MFKNSLKMLLTGGRSNRKSRNSSDGGNEETIDLQSSSLDPLHNFTGPGGSIDSDCAFEGDYAVPPLSMTEGLQHIRMMEGVSRSLPSSPLLTHQTSSSRPPSVRTVFSTDTGGLGPDLGPPPSVDEAANTLMTRLGFLLGEKVSEGSQGPQYSMDEPDDAQGLGASGRMSPCSTLTSSTASPPACSPCSTLPSAAPGQAVTSPTSTLESRDSGIIATLTSYSEPTDRSGKHGDGSRGSSLKLWQSHRSTLDSSLYRVDENMAASTYSLNKIPEPSSAHYSSHPTPLYLMPRPNSVAATSSAHLEDLAYLDEQRHTPLRTSLRMSRQNTGAGRSGQDLRVRFAPYRLQDIALKPLLFEVPSITMDSVFTGRDWLFQEIDAYLRTAHSAANRGVVLVGNIGYGKTAIISRLVALSCHGNRMRQIASDSPQASPKHGDGIPLTQPQPSHGTLGGGSCPGTPEMRRRQEEAMRRLASQVVAYHYCQADNAYTCLVPEFVHNVAALLCRSPQLAAYRELLLKEPHIQSMLSLRSCVQDPPTAFRRGVLDPLDALYKERKITPDEDLIILIDGLNEAEFHKPDYGDTIVSFLCKTMNKFPVWLKLVVTVRTSLQEITKPLPFHQISLDGLEENDAIDHDLQGYILHRIHSSAEIQNNISLNGKMDNTSFGKLSSHLKALSQGSLLYLKLTFDLIERGYLVLKSTNYKVVPVNLAEVYLLQCNMRFPTQSSFERALPMLNVALASLHPLTDEQIYQAINSGSVKGTLEWDDFQQRMENLSVFLVKRRDGTRMFVHPSFREWLIWREEGEKTKFLCDLRNGHTLLAFWFSRQENKLNRQQTIELGHHILKAHIFKGLSKKVGVSSSILQGLWVSYSTESLSAALSSLRNLYTPNIKVSRLLMLGGANVNYRTEVLNNAPVLCVHAHLGYMDMVNLLLEYGANVDSTSESGLTPLSYAAAAGHMGIVTALCKRKAKLDHLDKHGQCALVHAALRGHLEVVRFLIQSDWGQMYLQSPSPTQSQDTPSPSQPQATPSPTQATPQESQPSSPERQDDAAEEPQESEQKVEEQEETPEESEQQTQADAQTRQQTSPQPVTFNKSVAVQQALIAAASMGYTEIVSYLLDLPERDEEDTQRAQINSYDTLWGETALSAAAGRGKMEVCQLLLEQGSSVAQPNRRGVVPLFSSVRQGHWQIVDLLVLHGADVNLADKQGRTPLMMAASEGHLDTVEFLMAQGASIDLMDKEGLTALSWACLKGHLTVVRCLVERGAATDHTDKNGRTPLDLAAFYGDSEVVQFLVDHGALIEHVDYSGMRPLDRAVGCRNTSVVVALLKKGAKIGPATWAMATSKPDIMIILLSKLLEEGDGFYKKGKVKEAAQRYQYALKKFPREGLSEDLKTFKELKVSLFLNLSRCRRKMNDFGMAEEFATKALELKPKSYEAFYARARAKRSSRQFTEALDDLREAKKLCPNNREIQRLLQRVEEEYRQVTQSEEPELEPPPSPPPSPLPVEEDEEPPHHTPPPEPRLDDMEPVQDLFEDDDFLEQELEAVSMCNASSLAIIRSPPLSPGHHDTGYLSGGQAFEFHPSSSSMSSPTHHSYQSTSPSISPTHQNSHYHQSPPHSSSAHQSSYRFSPPPMGSGGNQGMDYQSPPPSPLRRGAPYRGSPPIESVCLYRSQSGSPVRYQQDPLPSRPKSPLLKMSSQRSFQLQSQPSQSSQTSQHHQVQGLRLQPSMAQIVRTNQPSNSLYSQLAHPLSSRYQGSSMDVDRERDREPRLVYQPSLDGRSMSQVQSSLSVGALCQHGGRGGPAGVLESNLGKDEVSQRPASAYRSATGGPGGMRFSQTPQISRSQSAAYYPVSKHELERAVAASALPQCQLGSPEIPHLVRRPISANTSELKQHVSTPRPLIHSQSVNLRFSPSSSNISSGSSCNLPPGFRPSSSIAQMEIPLQTTYERSFDEPSTLSPSQSGLYSAEPTRSRTTPFMGVIDKTARTQQQYLHQPSRAWPLSSLESVITSPTSPGNLIHQASTASSYSPPTSLGNIAYYNKTNNAQNGHMLEEEYYAQPQPSSLGKLANGGGRDRDLLERVSQAPTYQDVKVARTMPVAQAYQENMYRQLSRDARQGPTSPIKPKRPFVESNV, from the exons GGTTTAGGAGCGAGCGGGAGGATGAGTCCGTGCTCCACCCTGACCAGCAGCACCGCCTCGCCTCCTGCATGCAGTCCCTGCTCCACCCTTCCTTCAGCTGCTCCAGGACAGGCCGTCACCAGTCCCACATCCACCCTGGAGAGCAGAGACAGCGGCATCATCG CCACGCTGACCAGTTACTCTGAGCCGACGGACAGGAGCGGGAAACACGGCGATGGCTCCCGAGGCAGCAGCCTGAAGCTCTGGCAGTCGCACAGATCCACCCTGGACTCCAGCTTGTACCGCGTGGACGAAAACATGGCCGCCTCCACCTACAGCCTCAACAAGATCCCTGAGCCCAGCTCCGCCCACTATTCCTCTCACCCCACCCCCCTCTACCTCATGCCCCGCCCTAACTCGGTGGCAG CCACCAGTTCGGCTCATCTGGAGGACCTGGCGTATCTGGATGAGCAGAGACACACCCCCCTGCGCACCTCCCTGCGGATGTCCCGGCAGAACACGGGTGCGGGCCGCTCCGGGCAGGACCTGCGAG TGCGATTCGCTCCGTACAGACTGCAGGACATCGCACTAAAGCCGCTGCTTTTCGAGGTGCCCAGCATCACCATGGACTCTGTGTTTACTGGCCGTGATTGGCTCTTCCAGGAGATTGACGCTTACCTACGCACTGCCCACTCTGCCGCTAATCGTGGCGTGGTTCTGGTGGGCAACATCGGCTACGGCAAAACGGCCATCATCTCACGCCTCGTGGCTCTCAGCTGTCACGGAAACCGCATGCGACAGATCGCCTCCGACAGCCCACAGGCCTCGCCAAAAC ATGGAGATGGCATCCCTCTCACGCAGCCGCAGCCTTCCCATGGTACACTGGGAGGAGGAAGTTGCCCTGGAACTCCAGAAATGAGGAGGAGACAGGAGGAGGCCATGAGGAGGCTTGcatcacag GTCGTGGCGTATCACTACTGTCAGGCAGATAACGCCTACACCTGCCTGGTTCCTGAGTTTGTGCACAACGTGGCAGCACTGCTGTGTCGCTCGCCGCAGCTGGCCGCGTACAGAGAGCTGCTGCTGAAAGAGCCGCACATACAGAGCATGCTCAGTCTGCGATCCTGCGTCCAAGATCCGCCCACTGCCTTCAGACGAGGCGTGCTCGATCCACTGGATGCACTTTATAAAG AGAGGAAGATCACTCCAGATGAAGACCTCATCATCCTCATCGATGGTCTGAATGAGGCTGAGTTCCACAAACCAGACTACGGGGACACGATTGTGTCTTTCCTCTGTAAGACCATGAACAAGTTCCCAGTCTGGCTCAAACTGGTGGTGACTGTCAGAACCTCCCTGCag GAAATCACCAAACCTCTGCCCTTCCACCAAATCTCTCTGGACGGCCTGGAGGAGAACGACGCCATCGACCACGACCTCCAGGGCTACATCCTGCACCGCATCCACAGCAGCGCAGAGATCCAGAACAACATCTCCCTCAACGGAAAGATGGACAACACCAGCTTCGGCAAGCTCAGCTCCCACCTCAAGGCCCTCAGCCAGGGCTCCTTGCTCTACCTGAAGCTCACCTTTGACCTGATCGAACGTGGCTACCTGGTGCTCAAGAGCACTAACTACAAGGTGGTCCCGGTCAATCTAGCTGAAGTTTACCTTCTGCAGTGTAACATGCGCTTCCCGACGCAGTCGTCCTTCGAAAGGGCCCTGCCGATGCTCAACGTGGCCCTGGCCTCCCTGCACCCGCTGACCGACGAGCAGATCTACCAGGCCATCAACAGCGGCTCGGTGAAGGGCACGCTGGAATGGGATGACTTCCAGCAGAGGATGGAGAACCTGTCTGTGTTCCTGGTGAAGAGACGGGATGGGACGCGCATGTTTGTGCACCCTTCCTTCAGAGAGTGGCTCATATGGAGAGAAGAAGGAGAGAAGACCAAGTTCCTCTGCGATCTCAG GAATGGCCACACGCTTCTGGCTTTCTGGTTCTCCAGACAAGAAAACAAACTAAATAGACAGCAGACAATTGAGTTGGGTCACCATATACTAAAAGCACACATATTCAAG GGCCTGAGTAAGAAGGTTGGAGTGTCTTCATCCATCTTGCAAGGGCTGTGGGTGTCATACAGTACAGAGAGTTTATCAGCAGCTCTGTCATCACTCAGAAACCTTTATACACCTAACATAAAG GTGTCCCGGCTGCTGATGTTGGGTGGTGCTAATGTGAACTACCGTACAGAGGTGTTGAACAACGCCCCGGTGCTGTGTGTGCATGCTCACCTGGGCTACATGGACATGGTGAACCTGCTGCTCGAATACGGTGCCAATGTAGACTCAACATCTGAGAGCGGCCTCACTCCTCTGAGCTACGCCGCTGCCGCTGGACACATGGGCATAGTTACTGCCCTCTGCAAGAGGAAAGCAAAG CTCGACCACTTGGACAAGCATGGTCAGTGTGCCCTAGTGCATGCTGCTCTCAGAGGACATCTGGAGGTGGTGAGGTTCCTCATTCAGAGCGACTGGGGTCAGATGTACCTCCAGAGCCCCTCCCCCACACAGTCACAGGACACGCCCTCACCCAGCCAGCCACAGGCCACGCCCTCTCCCACACAAGCCACGCCCCAGGAGTCACAGCCCTCCAGCCCTGAGCGACAGGACGACGCAGCGGAGGAGCCGCAGGAGTCCGAGCAGAAGGTGGAGGAGCAGGAAGAGACTCCAGAAGAGTCTGAACAACAGACACAGGCGGACGCACAGACTCGGCAGCAGACGTCCCCACAGCCTGTGACCTTCAACAAGAGCGTGGCAGTACAGCAGGCCCTTATAGCAGCAGCCAGCATGGGTTACACAGAG ATTGTGTCTTATCTCTTGGACTTGCCTGAGAGGGATGAAGAGGACACTCAGCGCGCCCAGATTAACAGCTATGATACCCTGTGGGGTGAGACAG CGCTGTCAGCAGCAGCAGGTCGGGGAAAGATGGAGGTTTGTCAGCTGCTGTTGGAGCAGGGCTCTTCTGTGGCGCAGCCCAACCGGAGAGGAGTCGTGCCGCTCTTCAGCTCTGTGCGTCAAGGGCACTGGCAG ATTGTGGATCTTTTAGTGTTGCATGGGGCAGATGTGAACCTGGCTGATAAACAAGGCCGTACTCCACTCATGATGGCTGCCTCAGAAGGGCACCTGGACACGGTTGAGTTCCTAATGGCTCAGG GTGCATCTATAGATCTAATGGATAAGGAGGGTTTGACTGCGCTCAGCTGGGCGTGTTTGAAAGGACATCTGACTGTGGTTCGCTGCTTGGTGGAAAGGGGTGCAGCGACGGACCACACTGATAAAAACGGACGAACGCCTCTCGATCTGGCTGCCTTCTATGGAGACTCAGAAGTG GTGCAGTTCCTGGTGGATCACGGGGCTTTGATCGAGCATGTGGACTACAGTGGGATGCGTCCTCTGGACCGGGCAGTCGGCTGCAGAAACACATCTGTGGTGGTTGCCCTGCTGAAGAAAGGAGCTAAAATCG GTCCTGCTACCTGGGCAATGGCAACATCTAAACCTGACATCATGATTATCCTACTGAGTAAGCTTTTAGAAGAAGGAGATGGCTTCTACAAG AAGGGTAAAGTGAAGGAGGCGGCTCAGCGCTACCAGTATGCTCTGAAGAAATTCCCCCGAGAAGGATTAAGTGAGGACCTGAAGACCTTTAAGGAGCTCAAAGTGTCTTTGTTCCTGAACTTGTCTCGCTGTCGGAGGAAAATGAAT GACTTTGGTATGGCGGAAGAGTTTGCTACCAAGGCTCTGGAACTGAAGCCTAAGTCTTACGAGGCATTCTATGCTAGAGCCCGTGCCAAGCGTAGCAGCAG GCAATTCACTGAAGCGCTAGATGACCTGAGGGAAGCCAAAAAGCTGTGTCCCAACAATCGTGAAATCCAGCGTCTCCTTCAGCGTGTGGAAGAGGAGTACAGGCAAGTTACCCAATCAGAGGAACCAGAGCTTGAGCCTCCCCCATCTCCACCACCATCTCCCCTGCCAGTGGAGGAAGATGAGGAGCCCCCTCATCACACCCCTCCCCCTGAGCCAAGACTGGATGATATGGAGCCCGTCCAAGACTTGTTTGAGGATGATGACTTCCTGGAACAAGAGCTAGAGGCTGTGTCTATGTGTAATGCTTCCAGCCTTGCCATTATACGTAGTCCACCCCTTTCCCCAGGCCATCATGACACTGGCTACCTATCTGGAGGACAGGCTTTTGAGTTCCACCCAAGCTCCTCCTCCATGTCATCTCCTACCCATCACAGTTACCAGTCCACCTCCCCGAGTATCTCTCCAACACATCAGAACTCCCACTACCACCAGAGTCCGCCCCACTCCTCGTCAGCCCATCAGTCCTCCTACCGGTTCAGCCCTCCACCCATGGGTAGTGGAGGGAACCAGGGGATGGACTACCAGAGTCCTCCGCCATCTCCTCTTAGGCGTGGGGCTCCATACAGAGGTAGCCCTCCAATTGAGAGTGTGTGTCTATATCGTTCCCAGTCTGGCTCTCCAGTCCGCTACCAACAGGATCCTTTACCTAGCCGCCCTAAATCTCCACTGTTGAAGATGAGCAGCCAGCGCTCCTTCCAACTCCAGTCGCAACCATCCCAGAGCTCTCAGACCAGTCAACACCACCAGGTTCAGGGTCTTCGCCTGCAGCCCTCTATGGCACAGATCGTCCGCACTAATCAGCCCAGTAACAGTTTGTACAGCCAGTTGGCACATCCACTCAGCAGTAGGTACCAGGGCAGCTCTATGGATGTGGACAGGGAGAGAGATCGAGAGCCAAGGCTGGTGTACCAGCCCTCATTGGATGGAAGGTCAATGTCTCAAGTACAATCCAGCCTTAGTGTGGGAGCTCTGTGTCAGCATGGAGGCCGAGGTGGGCCTGCTGGGGTTTTAGAGTCAAACTTGGGGAAAGACGAGGTCTCTCAGCGTCCTGCTTCAGCCTACCGGTCAGCTACAGGGGGACCCGGAGGCATGCGCTTCAGCCAAACCCCTCAGATAAGCCGTAGTCAGTCAGCAGCGTACTATCCTGTCTCCAAGCATGAACTTGAGAGAGCAGTGGCAGCCTCTGCTCTGCCACAATGCCAACTGGGCTCTCCAGAGATCCCCCACCTAGTGCGCAGACCTATCAGTGCCAATACAAGTGAGCTAAAACAGCACGTATCGACCCCCAGACCACTTATCCACTCCCAGAGTGTAAATCTTCGCTTCTCCCCATCTAGCAGTAATATCTCCTCAGGCTCCAGCTGCAATCTACCCCCTGGTTTCCGGCCCTCATCCTCCATTGCCCAAATGGAAATCCCGCTGCAGACTACATATGAACGAAGCTTTGACGAGCCATCGACCCTCTCGCCCTCTCAGAGCGGACTGTACTCGGCCGAGCCCACCCGATCCCGAACCACTCCATTCATGGGCGTCATTGACAAGACCGCTAGGACTCAGCAGCAGTACCTTCACCAGCCTTCCCGGGCCTGGCCTTTGTCATCTCTGGAGTCGGTTATCACTAGCCCTACGTCACCTGGGAATTTGATCCACCAAGCCTCCACTGCTTCCTCCTACAGCCCACCTACATCTCTAGGCAACATTGCCTACTACAATAAGACAAATAATGCCCAGAATGGACACATGCTAGAGGAAGAGTACTATGCCCAGCCACAGCCATCCTCCCTGGGCAAGCTTGCCAATGGAGGAGGCCGTGATCGAGACCTACTGGAGCGAGTGAGCCAAGCACCAACGTACCAGGATGTTAAGGTGGCTCGGACAATGCCCGTGGCACAGGCGTACCAGGAGAACATGTACCGCCAGCTATCCCGTGATGCCAGACAAGGTCCCACCTCGCCCATCAAACCAAAGAGACCCTTTGTGGAGTCAAATGTTTAA